The Thermus filiformis genome contains a region encoding:
- a CDS encoding NADH-quinone oxidoreductase subunit 15, translating into MSHEHEKALYQAWVELLSWMRAYAEERGVRFEKEADFPDFIYRMERPYDLPTTIMTASLSDALGEPFLLADVSPRHAKLKRIGLRLPRAHIHLHAHYEPGKGLVTGKVPLTKERFFALADRAREALAFA; encoded by the coding sequence ATGAGTCACGAGCACGAGAAGGCCCTGTACCAGGCCTGGGTGGAGCTCCTTTCCTGGATGCGGGCGTACGCCGAGGAGCGGGGCGTGCGCTTTGAGAAGGAGGCGGACTTCCCCGACTTCATCTACCGCATGGAGCGCCCTTATGACCTCCCCACCACCATCATGACCGCCTCCTTGTCCGACGCCCTGGGCGAGCCCTTCCTCCTGGCCGACGTCTCTCCCCGGCACGCCAAACTGAAGCGCATCGGCCTCCGCCTGCCCCGGGCCCACATCCACCTCCACGCCCACTACGAGCCCGGCAAGGGCCTGGTGACGGGCAAAGTCCCCCTCACCAAGGAGCGCTTCTTCGCCCTGGCCGACCGGGCCCGGGAGGCGCTCGCCTTCGCCTAG